The Streptomyces sp. V4I8 genome includes the window GCCGGATCTGGTACGACATCCTCAACCCCGGCGCCCCGGGCACCCCGTTGGTCACCGTCCACGGCGGCCCCGGCACCCCCCACGACTATCTGCGGCCCCTCGCCGACGCCCTGCCCGGCCATCCCGTGGTGGTCTACGACCAGACGGGCTGCGGGCGCTCCACACCGTGGCCCACCGACGGGCGGCCCTGGCGGCTGGAACGCCTCGTGGACGAACTCGACGTCCTCGTCACCACCCTCGGCCTGCGGCGCTTCCACCTCCTCGGCCACTCCTTCGGCACGATGATCGCCTGCGACTTCGCGCTGCGCGGCACCCACCGCCCCGACTGGCTGGTCCTGGTCTCGCCGGTGCTGAACGTCCGCAAGTACGAGGAGGACATGCGGCAGTTGCTGTTCCGACTGCCGCCTCGGACGGCCCAGGCCATCAGCGACGCCCTGCGCACCGACCGGTACGACACCGCCGCGTACCGGGAGGCGGCGCTCGTCTTCGCCGAGCGCCATATGTGCCGCGTCGAATGGCCCGACGAACTGGTCGACGCGACCCTCGGCACGGTCACGTCGGTGCGGGACGCCCTGTGGGGGCCCACCGAGTTCCGCGTGACCGGCGGCCTGCGCTCCTACACGCGCAGTGAGCAGCTGCCCGGCCTGGACGTCCCCACCCTGTTCCTGGGCGGGGAGCACGACTTCGTGCCCGCCCGGGCCTGCGAGGCCTACGCCCGGGCCGTACCGCGCGGACAGACGGCGGTCGTCCCGGGCGCCTCCCACATGCCGCACCTGGAGCGACCCGAGCTGTTCGCCAAGGAAGTGCTCACCCGGATCGGCGGACCCGGGTGAGAAAACGAGTTGTGGCGACCGGCGACGATGTGGCTACGATGAGCGACGACCAATCTTGTATCGAGGACCGAACCCGTAGCGAGGACCACACTCGTATCGACGGTCGGCCTCGTACCGGGGAACGCTCAGAAGGGGACACGTTGCAGTCGGCGTCACGCGCCACAGGTGGCGAGCGAGCGGGCCGTAGGCCACGCAACGCGCAGGCCACCTGGTGGCCGCTGATTCGAAGACTCACCACGCACCGCTGACCTTGCCGTGAGCTCCGCAGCTCCCGGCACGGCGCGGTTCCACGTGCCCACCCTCTTCATCCGGCCGGTATCCGGCGTGCCCGCGGTCCGTCGCGCCCTCGCGCGGCCCCGGGGTCCGACCGCGCCCGGCCCTTCCCTCACGAGGCCATGAACAACAACAGATTCCTGCCCGCGCTGCTCGTCGTGGCGCTGATCGGCACCATCATCGAGCTGGACATGTCCGTGCCCAGCTTCCCCGACATCGCACGGGCGCTGGACGCGTCCGAGTCGTCGGTCCAACTCACCGTCACCTACAACTTCTTCGGCTACTGCCTGGGCGCCCTCGTCTACGGACCGCTGTCCGACCGGTTCGGCCGGCGCGGCGTCATGCTGATCGGCAACGCCGTCATGCTGGTCGGAGCGCTGGGCTGCGCGATCGCGCCGACCATCGAGTTCCTGCTCGCCTCCCGGTTCGTACAGGGCATCGGCGCCAGCACCTCCGTGGTGCTCGTCTTCGTGATCATCGCGGACGTCTACGAGGGCACGCAGCTGCTCAAGATGTTCGGGCTGACCAACGCCGCCATGTCCACCTTCATGACGGCCGCCCCGGCTCTCGGCGGCGTGGTCAACCGCACCATCGGCTGGCGCGGCAACTACGCGGTGGTCTTCGGTATCACCCTGGTGTCGCTGCTGCTCATGGCGCTGTTCCTGCCCGAGACCAGGACCGAGCGGGTCAAGGTCGGCGTCCGGCAGGTGGCGGGCGACTACCGACGGCTGCTGGGCAGCAGGGAGTTCGTCGCCGCGTCGCTCGTGCCCAGCCTGCTGTTCGCGGCGTACATGGTGTTCATCGCCGCCAGCTCGTTCCTGTACACGGACACCTTCGGGCTGTCCACGCTGGCCTTCGCGGGCAATCTGCTGGTCATCGTCGCGTCGTTCGCCGTCACCAGCCTCTTCGCCACGAAGCTCATGACCCTCGTCGGAGGTCCCGGGCGCACCGTGGCGTGCAGCATCGCCGCCGCCGTGACCGGTGTCGTGCTGTTCCTCGCCTTCGGCGACGGTCCGGTGTCCACCACCGTTTCGCTGGCCGTGTTCTGCGTCGGCTTCGCCGCCGTCTACCCGGTCGTCTTCGGCCGGTCCCTCCAGGTCTTCCCCGAACTGCAGGGGGCGGCGTCCTCGCTGAACATGAGCGGCCGGGCGCTGCTGGTCACCCTGTTCACCGGGGTCGCGAGCAGCCTGTTCACCGGTGACGCCGTCGTCACCGCGGGAGTGATGGCCGTGGCCACCGTCGTGGCCGTACCGCTGGCCTTCCTCAAGCCCCGCGCGGCGGCCGGCGAGCAGGCCCCGGACCGGTCCGACGCGGTGACCGGAACCGGCTGACCCGGCCCGCTCCTCGACCTACACCGCTCCTCGACCTTCACCGCTTCTCGACCTCGACCCCTCATCACACCGCGGGTGAGGGCGCGTCCAGTGCCGCCCTCACCCGCCCCTCTCCCCGTCATCGACAGGCCGCGCCGGCCGACCACCGTGCCGGCGCGCCCGGAAAGAGGCTCGTCATGACCACCCTCCGGCAGGAGAACGCCCCGTCCGAGCGGACGCTGTCCAGCCTGACCGCGCAGTACACGGAGCGCTGGGAGGCCCGCTCCTCCGTCCGCACCCGCCCCCGCAAGACCATCGACTTCACACAGAGCGGCTTCTTCTTCCCCGAGGACAAGCAGCCCCTGCTGCTGGCCGAGGAGGTCCGGACGCTCGGACAGGCCGCCAAGGACGACATCCTTGTGCAGTCCTTGTACAAGTACCTGCACGACATCGTGAACCTGGAGATCAAGGAGATCGTCTCGGCCTGCTCCAAGGTCCTCCACGGGGACCTGCCCGTGACGTTCACCGAGGAGACCAGGCTCAACACCTACTCGATCGTGATCGACGAGTACTACCACGTCTACCTCGCCCAGGACATGATCCTCCAGCTGCGCCAGCGCTACCCGCACCTGAGCGACATCGACTACGCGCTGCCGGACTCCCGGCGCGCCGTCAGCGAGATCCGCGACAAGCTCGACCCTCGCTACCACGACGTCTTCGAGGTCCTCGCCAACTGCTGCTTCGAGACGACCCTCGTGCGCGAACTCGTCGAGTTCTTCAACAGCCCCGGCGTGCACCCCTCGATCAAGTACTACGTCAACGACCACATGAACGACGAGTCCCGGCACTACGCGTTCTTCTTCGACCTGATGACCCATCTGTGGCGGGAGATCCCCGAGGACTTCCGCGAGGCCATCGGCACCCACCTCGCGGAGTTCGTCACCCTCTACCTGTCCGTGGAGTCCGAGAAGCAGTTCAACACCGAGCTGCTCAGCACCCTCATCGACGACCGCGAACAGGCCCGCGCCTCCGTGGAGTCGCTGTACGCCGGGTTCGAGATCACCCCCGACGTGCCGATCGTCAAGAACGTCCTGCGGGCCCTCGGCAACGCCGGAATGCTCGCCCACCCCACCGTGCGCGCCGGCTTCGCCCGCATCGGCTGGACGGTCTGACGGCCCGACGCCCCCGCCCCGACTCCCGGAGAGAACCCGACCATGGCATCAACCGTTTCCCACCACACCGGCACCAGGATCACCGACGCGGCGAGCACCGAGCGGATCGCGGCGGACATCGAGCGCCGGCTGCGCGCAGCCGACCGGCTCGTCCTGCCCCTGGCGGACACCCTCGAACTGCTCCATGAACTCCAGCAGTTCGACCTCGGCCGCTTCCTGCTGCACAACCGCGGCCTGAACGGCTACTGGACGTCGTACATCTTCCGCAACGCCCCCGAGGGCCCCGTCACCCCGCTGGAACACTGGCTGCTCAACGACTCCCTGCTGTGCCGGGCCCGTGAGCGCTACCACCGCTTCCGGGCACTCGTCGCCGAGTGCGTCACCGACGGCGCCACCCTGGCATCCATCCCCTCCGGAGTCATGGACGACCTGCTCACCCAGGACTACCGGGGCATCGAGGACGTACGGCTGGTGGGCGTCGACCTCGACACCGAGTCCCTGCGGTACGCCGAGGAGAACGCCCGGCGATACGGGCTCGCCGACCGCACGTCCTTCCGTCACGAGGACGCCTGGAACCTCGGCGCCGAGGCGGAGTTCGACCTCGTCGTCAGCAACGGCCTCAACATGTACGAGTCCGACCCGGAGCGGCTGACCGGCCTGTACCGGAGCTTCCACCGGGCACTGCGGCCCGGCGGCCGGCTGCTGATCAGCTTCCTCACCCCGCCGCCCCCGCCGCCGTGGGAGGCCCCGGAGCACGCCGCGGCCTGGGGGAAGTACGGCATAGGCGAGGACGATCTGCGCCGCGAACTGTCCCTCATGGGTGACATCGTCCGGGCGACGTATCTGAACTTCGCCGACGAGAGCGACGTACGCGCCCAGCTGACGGCGGCCGGCTTCACGGTGCGGTCGGTCCAGTACAGCGCCGGCGGCGTGCTGCCCATCGCCACAGCCGTCAAGTGACCCACCCGCCGTGGGGGAAGCCGGGGCCCGGAACCACCCGGCCCCGGCTTCCCCCACGGCTGCCGCACCCCCTCACCGAACCACTGCCCGGAGCCCTGCTTCCCGTGATCACCGCCACCGACCTCGAACTGCGCGCAGGCGCCCGCGTCCTGCTCCAGCAATCGTCCTTCCGCATCGCCAAAGGCGACCGCGTCGGCCTCGTCGGCCGCAACGGCGCGGGCAAGACCACCCTCACCAAATGCCTGGCCGGCGAAGGCCCCTCGGCCGGCGGCACCGTCACCAGCGCCGGAGCGGTCGGTTATCTGCCGCAGGACCCGCGCACCGGAGACCTCGACGTACTGGCCCTGGACCGGATTCTGTCCGCGCGCGGCCTGGACGCCGTGATCCGGGCCCTGCGCGAGTGCCAGAACCGCATCGCGGACGGGCCCCGTGCCGCCCAGGAGAAGGCGTTGCGGACCTACGAGCGGCTGGAGAGCGAGTTCCTCGCCAAGGGCGGCTACGCGGCCGAGGCCGAGGCCGCCACCATCGCCGCCAGCCTCGGCCTGCCCGACCGCGTCCTGGACCAGCCGCTGCGCACCCTCTCCGGCGGCCAGCGCAGGCGGGTGGAGCTGGCCCGCATCCTCTTCTCGGACGCGGACGTCCTGCTCCTGGACGAGCCGACGAACCACCTCGACGCCGACTCGATCGTCTGGCTGCGCGACTTCCTCAAGCACTACCAGGGCGGGTTCGTGGTCATCTCGCACGACCTCGACCTGATCGAGACGGTCGTCAACAAGGTGTTCCACCTGGACGCCAACCGCTGCGCCCTGGACGTCTACAACATGGGCTGGGCGCGGTACCAGACCCAGCGCAGCGCCGACGAGCGCCGCCGCAGGCGGGAGCGCAGCAACGCCGAACGCAAGGCCGCCGCCCTCACCTACCAGGCCAACCGGCTGCGCGCCGGCACCAAGGCGGTCGCCGCACAGAACATGGCCCGCCGCGCGGAACGTCTGCTGGCGGGGCTGGAGGAGGAGCGGCGCGCCGACAAGGTGGCCAAGCTCCGCTTCCCCGAACCGGCCCCCTGCGGCAGGACACCCCTGGCCGCGGAGAGCCTGTCGAAGGCGTACGGCTCACTGGAGGTCTTCGCCGGCGTCGACCTGGCCGTGGACCGCGGCTCGCGCGTGGTGATCCTCGGTCTGAACGGCACCGGGAAGACGACCCTGTTGCGGCTGCTGGCCGGCGTGGAGAAGCCCGACACCGGCCAGGTGGTCGAGGGCCACGGACTCAAGCTCGGCTACTACGCGCAGGAGCACGAGACGCTCGACCCGGACCGCACGGTGCTGGAGAACATGCGCAGATCGTCGCCCGGCCTGGACACGGTGGAGATCCGCAAGGTGCTCGGCTCGTTCCTGTTCTCCGGTGACGACGTGGACAAGCCGGCCGGTGTGCTGTCCGGCGGCGAGAAGACCCGGCTGGCCCTCGCCACGCTGGTGGTGTCCTCGGCCAACGTGCTGCTGCTGGACGAGCCGACCAACAACCTCGACCCGGCGAGCCGCGAGGAGATCCTCGGGGCCCTGCGCACCTACCAGGGCGCCGTCGTCCTCGTCACCCACGACGAGGGCGCCGTGGAGGCCCTCCAGCCGGAACGGATCATCCTGCTGCCGGACGGCGTAGAGGACCTGTGGAACGACACGTACGCCGATCTCGTGGCGCTGGCCTGATGAGCGCGGCCCCGACCACACCGTGCGGACCCCGCCCCGACCTCGGCGCGGGGCCTCCGCAGCGCCGGGGGCGGCTCCCGCTGCCCGACGGCCGCCGGCTCGGCTGGGCCGAGTGGGGGCCGCCCGACGGCGAGCCGGTGCTGCTCTGCCCCGGAGCCGCCACCAGCCGGTCGCTCGGCTTCGGCACCCACCTGCTCACGGACTTGGGGGTGCGG containing:
- a CDS encoding proline iminopeptidase-family hydrolase produces the protein MSELTSGARCAVPGGRIWYDILNPGAPGTPLVTVHGGPGTPHDYLRPLADALPGHPVVVYDQTGCGRSTPWPTDGRPWRLERLVDELDVLVTTLGLRRFHLLGHSFGTMIACDFALRGTHRPDWLVLVSPVLNVRKYEEDMRQLLFRLPPRTAQAISDALRTDRYDTAAYREAALVFAERHMCRVEWPDELVDATLGTVTSVRDALWGPTEFRVTGGLRSYTRSEQLPGLDVPTLFLGGEHDFVPARACEAYARAVPRGQTAVVPGASHMPHLERPELFAKEVLTRIGGPG
- a CDS encoding MFS transporter; translated protein: MNNNRFLPALLVVALIGTIIELDMSVPSFPDIARALDASESSVQLTVTYNFFGYCLGALVYGPLSDRFGRRGVMLIGNAVMLVGALGCAIAPTIEFLLASRFVQGIGASTSVVLVFVIIADVYEGTQLLKMFGLTNAAMSTFMTAAPALGGVVNRTIGWRGNYAVVFGITLVSLLLMALFLPETRTERVKVGVRQVAGDYRRLLGSREFVAASLVPSLLFAAYMVFIAASSFLYTDTFGLSTLAFAGNLLVIVASFAVTSLFATKLMTLVGGPGRTVACSIAAAVTGVVLFLAFGDGPVSTTVSLAVFCVGFAAVYPVVFGRSLQVFPELQGAASSLNMSGRALLVTLFTGVASSLFTGDAVVTAGVMAVATVVAVPLAFLKPRAAAGEQAPDRSDAVTGTG
- a CDS encoding diiron oxygenase, whose translation is MTTLRQENAPSERTLSSLTAQYTERWEARSSVRTRPRKTIDFTQSGFFFPEDKQPLLLAEEVRTLGQAAKDDILVQSLYKYLHDIVNLEIKEIVSACSKVLHGDLPVTFTEETRLNTYSIVIDEYYHVYLAQDMILQLRQRYPHLSDIDYALPDSRRAVSEIRDKLDPRYHDVFEVLANCCFETTLVRELVEFFNSPGVHPSIKYYVNDHMNDESRHYAFFFDLMTHLWREIPEDFREAIGTHLAEFVTLYLSVESEKQFNTELLSTLIDDREQARASVESLYAGFEITPDVPIVKNVLRALGNAGMLAHPTVRAGFARIGWTV
- a CDS encoding cyclopropane-fatty-acyl-phospholipid synthase family protein, with the protein product MASTVSHHTGTRITDAASTERIAADIERRLRAADRLVLPLADTLELLHELQQFDLGRFLLHNRGLNGYWTSYIFRNAPEGPVTPLEHWLLNDSLLCRARERYHRFRALVAECVTDGATLASIPSGVMDDLLTQDYRGIEDVRLVGVDLDTESLRYAEENARRYGLADRTSFRHEDAWNLGAEAEFDLVVSNGLNMYESDPERLTGLYRSFHRALRPGGRLLISFLTPPPPPPWEAPEHAAAWGKYGIGEDDLRRELSLMGDIVRATYLNFADESDVRAQLTAAGFTVRSVQYSAGGVLPIATAVK
- a CDS encoding ABC-F family ATP-binding cassette domain-containing protein; protein product: MITATDLELRAGARVLLQQSSFRIAKGDRVGLVGRNGAGKTTLTKCLAGEGPSAGGTVTSAGAVGYLPQDPRTGDLDVLALDRILSARGLDAVIRALRECQNRIADGPRAAQEKALRTYERLESEFLAKGGYAAEAEAATIAASLGLPDRVLDQPLRTLSGGQRRRVELARILFSDADVLLLDEPTNHLDADSIVWLRDFLKHYQGGFVVISHDLDLIETVVNKVFHLDANRCALDVYNMGWARYQTQRSADERRRRRERSNAERKAAALTYQANRLRAGTKAVAAQNMARRAERLLAGLEEERRADKVAKLRFPEPAPCGRTPLAAESLSKAYGSLEVFAGVDLAVDRGSRVVILGLNGTGKTTLLRLLAGVEKPDTGQVVEGHGLKLGYYAQEHETLDPDRTVLENMRRSSPGLDTVEIRKVLGSFLFSGDDVDKPAGVLSGGEKTRLALATLVVSSANVLLLDEPTNNLDPASREEILGALRTYQGAVVLVTHDEGAVEALQPERIILLPDGVEDLWNDTYADLVALA